One genomic window of Oceanispirochaeta sp. includes the following:
- a CDS encoding carbohydrate ABC transporter permease, which produces MIYPELRDITRNPDSPELKGLREFKSWYKDDVKVVLMARDLVFLRALVNTFIFVIIIAPLQGGLALLLALLLNKKLRGINIFRAIYFMPVVVSMVVVSLLWRFIYDGENGLLNTLLNTLTLGNFEAVNWIGNPKTALGSILFMSCWQGVGFHMVIWLAGLQNIPGSLYEAASMDGANKSQEFRFITWPGLRNTMTFVLLIITMQAFGLYIQIDVMTSGGPLDSTQSVIFQAVQRGYGKQDIAGGSAISVVFFMIVLSVSIMQRYLTREKE; this is translated from the coding sequence TTGATCTATCCTGAACTCAGAGATATCACCAGGAATCCCGACTCTCCCGAGCTCAAGGGATTGAGAGAATTCAAATCCTGGTATAAAGACGATGTCAAAGTGGTGCTCATGGCCAGAGACCTTGTCTTTTTACGGGCCCTTGTCAACACGTTTATATTTGTCATTATCATTGCTCCTTTACAAGGCGGCCTGGCTCTTTTGCTGGCCCTGCTGCTGAACAAAAAACTCAGGGGAATTAATATTTTCAGAGCCATTTATTTTATGCCTGTGGTGGTTTCAATGGTGGTCGTCTCCCTGCTCTGGCGCTTTATCTATGACGGAGAAAACGGCCTGCTCAACACACTGCTCAACACTCTGACCCTGGGCAATTTCGAAGCCGTAAACTGGATAGGGAATCCAAAGACAGCCCTGGGTTCTATTCTTTTCATGTCCTGCTGGCAGGGAGTGGGATTTCATATGGTTATCTGGCTGGCAGGATTGCAGAACATCCCGGGCAGCCTCTATGAAGCCGCCTCCATGGATGGTGCGAATAAAAGCCAGGAATTCAGATTCATCACCTGGCCTGGGTTAAGAAACACTATGACTTTTGTACTTCTCATTATTACCATGCAGGCCTTCGGTCTCTATATCCAGATTGACGTGATGACCAGCGGGGGCCCATTGGATTCCACTCAATCTGTTATCTTTCAGGCCGTTCAGAGAGGATATGGAAAACAGGACATTGCCGGAGGATCTGCCATTTCGGTTGTATTTTTTATGATCGTCCTATCTGTCTCCATTATGCAGCGCTATTTAACGAGGGAGAAAGAGTGA